A DNA window from Ornithobacterium rhinotracheale DSM 15997 contains the following coding sequences:
- a CDS encoding CvpA family protein: MNVLDLVLGGSLLYGTYMGYRRGIFRQIAGIVGLYIALIFGLKYADLAGDLLHDSGLAQGKTAPFISFCIAFILILIAIHFLAGFLRKLSRSLGLGLLERLLGAVLGGVKISLMIGAFLFFILRVNGKAHFFPEETISQSILLPYFKIGFPIIESFWHSFVKP, encoded by the coding sequence ATGAATGTACTCGATTTGGTACTAGGCGGATCGCTCCTGTATGGCACTTACATGGGCTATCGCCGTGGAATTTTTAGGCAAATTGCAGGAATCGTAGGACTGTATATTGCACTTATTTTTGGGCTAAAATATGCAGATTTGGCAGGAGATTTATTGCACGATAGCGGGCTAGCTCAGGGGAAAACGGCACCGTTCATAAGTTTCTGTATAGCCTTTATTTTGATATTGATAGCCATTCATTTTCTGGCGGGGTTTCTGCGCAAATTGAGCCGTAGTCTAGGGCTGGGGCTTCTGGAGCGTCTTTTGGGAGCGGTGCTAGGCGGTGTTAAAATCTCGCTCATGATTGGCGCATTTCTATTTTTTATACTTCGGGTGAATGGCAAAGCGCATTTTTTTCCAGAAGAAACCATCTCACAGAGTATTCTTCTGCCTTATTTTAAAATCGGATTTCCCATCATAGAATCGTTCTGGCACAGCTTTGTAAAACCTTAA
- the pth gene encoding aminoacyl-tRNA hydrolase: MQKYLIVGLGNIGEEYRDTRHNIGFMVVDELARKVDQKFKPSNFGEIIQFKYKARPVTVLKPDTYMNLSGKAVSFWAKKENIPVENILIITDDLNLPFGTLRMRGKGSDGGHNGLKSIQALLGTTQYPKLRFGIGDEFSRGGQIDYVLGKWSEEEQAKMAERLDKASDACLSFVFAGLANTMNTFNGK; this comes from the coding sequence ATGCAAAAATATTTGATAGTAGGCTTAGGCAATATTGGAGAAGAATATCGAGATACACGCCACAACATTGGTTTTATGGTCGTAGATGAATTGGCTAGAAAAGTAGACCAAAAGTTTAAGCCGTCTAATTTTGGAGAAATCATTCAGTTTAAATACAAAGCGCGTCCCGTTACAGTGCTGAAACCAGATACTTATATGAATCTGAGTGGAAAAGCGGTGAGTTTTTGGGCTAAAAAAGAAAATATCCCTGTTGAGAATATTTTAATCATTACCGATGATTTGAATTTGCCTTTTGGCACTTTGCGCATGCGTGGCAAGGGGAGCGATGGTGGGCACAATGGGCTCAAGAGTATTCAAGCCTTGTTGGGCACTACGCAGTATCCTAAACTGCGATTTGGCATTGGCGATGAGTTTTCTCGTGGCGGACAAATTGATTATGTGCTCGGAAAATGGAGCGAAGAGGAGCAGGCTAAAATGGCAGAGCGTTTGGATAAAGCATCAGATGCTTGTTTAAGTTTTGTCTTTGCAGGTTTAGCCAATACCATGAATACCTTTAACGGAAAATAA
- a CDS encoding lysophospholipid acyltransferase family protein encodes MNGIKKILSFLWRCWFGLVAVVFTPIIGVFLVLPFSFREKDYPKAYYFMRVWGFILFYFSGLWCELSGEKLKPRQQYIIVANHTSFMDIMLMLVITPNPMVFVGKAELGKIPIFGFVYNRIAVTVDRKSKESRLQVFKKTQAKLKQGYSICIFPEGGVPDDTSIVLDSFKRGAFSMSIEHHVPMAVHTICGMKEHMPYGLFTGYPGKVRVFRNAIIPADTYTKAEMPMYKDKVYEIIYNQLMACGAK; translated from the coding sequence GTGAACGGAATCAAGAAAATATTAAGTTTTTTGTGGCGTTGCTGGTTTGGGCTAGTGGCGGTTGTTTTTACGCCCATTATTGGGGTGTTTCTTGTATTGCCGTTTAGTTTTAGAGAAAAAGATTATCCCAAGGCGTATTATTTTATGCGTGTTTGGGGATTTATTTTGTTTTATTTTTCGGGTTTATGGTGTGAGCTTTCGGGCGAAAAGCTGAAGCCTAGGCAACAATACATCATCGTTGCCAATCACACTTCGTTTATGGATATTATGCTCATGCTGGTGATTACGCCTAATCCTATGGTGTTTGTGGGGAAAGCCGAATTGGGCAAAATTCCGATTTTTGGATTTGTGTACAATCGTATTGCCGTTACCGTGGATAGGAAAAGCAAAGAAAGCCGTTTGCAAGTTTTTAAGAAAACCCAAGCTAAGCTTAAACAAGGCTATTCTATTTGTATTTTTCCAGAAGGCGGCGTGCCAGATGATACTAGTATCGTGCTCGATAGCTTTAAGCGAGGAGCTTTCTCTATGAGTATAGAGCACCATGTGCCGATGGCGGTGCATACCATTTGCGGAATGAAAGAACACATGCCATATGGTTTGTTTACAGGCTATCCAGGCAAAGTGCGTGTGTTTAGAAATGCGATAATCCCTGCGGATACTTATACCAAAGCCGAAATGCCAATGTATAAAGATAAAGTCTACGAAATCATCTATAACCAGCTGATGGCGTGTGGAGCAAAATAA
- a CDS encoding chorismate-binding protein, translating to MSFILYKNPEDERLFYAELKATDTEKNGRNFIFHSFDNQTEWIFEILDEKNISKNEILSLKVDLQTENQPNYILSQAEYLDLCQNFIAELKAKNYEKLILSRVKKTPALSPTETFLKLTQKYPKAFVYLFQYEGTTWLGATPEQLVKIENNKLQTIALAGTKANAENRDWTEKEREEHQFVVDYIASALRDFKPEIGKTFTIELQNISHLKTNISATLPENFNTTQITEQLHPTPAVCGLPKAKSMAFILQNEPHERRFYAGFLGFKNANSADFYVNLRCAELFKDYTLRYVGGGLTAKSDAQSEWQETELKSLAIGE from the coding sequence ATGAGTTTTATTCTGTATAAAAATCCTGAAGACGAAAGGCTTTTTTATGCTGAATTAAAAGCCACAGACACCGAGAAAAATGGTCGAAATTTCATTTTTCATTCGTTTGACAACCAAACGGAATGGATTTTTGAAATATTAGACGAAAAAAATATATCCAAAAACGAAATTTTAAGTTTAAAGGTTGATTTACAAACCGAAAATCAGCCGAATTATATTTTATCTCAAGCGGAATATCTGGATTTGTGCCAAAATTTCATCGCTGAATTAAAGGCAAAAAACTACGAAAAATTGATTTTGAGCCGAGTTAAAAAAACGCCCGCACTCTCTCCTACCGAGACTTTTCTGAAACTCACGCAAAAATATCCAAAAGCTTTTGTGTATCTTTTTCAGTACGAGGGCACCACTTGGCTTGGCGCAACACCTGAACAATTGGTAAAAATTGAAAACAACAAGCTCCAGACTATTGCCTTGGCAGGCACCAAAGCCAATGCAGAAAATCGTGATTGGACAGAGAAAGAGCGAGAAGAACATCAATTTGTAGTGGATTACATCGCTTCGGCACTTCGTGATTTTAAGCCCGAAATTGGAAAAACTTTCACGATAGAGTTGCAAAATATTTCGCATTTAAAAACAAATATTTCAGCGACTTTGCCCGAAAATTTCAACACGACACAAATCACTGAACAACTGCACCCTACGCCAGCCGTTTGTGGTTTGCCCAAAGCCAAGTCCATGGCATTTATTTTGCAAAACGAACCGCATGAGCGTAGATTCTACGCAGGATTTTTAGGTTTTAAAAATGCAAATTCAGCTGATTTTTATGTAAACTTGCGCTGCGCCGAATTGTTTAAAGATTATACTTTACGCTATGTCGGGGGCGGACTCACCGCCAAAAGTGATGCCCAAAGCGAATGGCAAGAAACCGAACTTAAAAGTTTAGCGATTGGGGAATAA
- a CDS encoding PaaI family thioesterase: MKTDDFLAKLNESNHNTVMKTLGIRYIEFTGDTLTAEMEVTPKTHQPMGLLHGGVNAVLAETVGSYLSILQFKKEDKKSAVGINIQVNHMRAVRSGKVFATARFLRKGSSLHFMEIIIKNETGHITAQATMTNKIIDVK; this comes from the coding sequence ATGAAGACTGATGATTTTTTGGCTAAACTAAACGAATCCAATCACAATACCGTGATGAAAACACTCGGGATTCGCTACATAGAATTTACGGGCGACACGCTCACCGCCGAGATGGAAGTAACGCCCAAAACACACCAGCCTATGGGGCTTTTGCACGGTGGGGTGAATGCCGTACTTGCCGAAACGGTGGGTAGCTATCTTTCGATTTTACAATTTAAAAAAGAAGATAAAAAATCTGCTGTGGGCATCAACATTCAAGTCAATCACATGCGTGCCGTGCGTAGCGGAAAAGTCTTTGCCACTGCCCGATTTTTGCGTAAAGGCAGTAGCCTGCATTTCATGGAAATCATCATCAAAAACGAAACAGGGCATATCACAGCACAAGCTACGATGACCAACAAAATTATTGATGTAAAATGA
- a CDS encoding 1-acyl-sn-glycerol-3-phosphate acyltransferase: MKKLIGSLAFALTGWKLKNDLDISKIHSCVLVCAPHTSNWDFFYAVMAFWKLGIPMKLFIKDSWTKPWYGFVIKWLGGIGVDRSKRNNLTDYAGELLKNSPEGLFLINSPEATRSFSSRWKKGFYYIAQKGGVPIVLAFCDYKKKEAGIGKIIDPATHSVEETLKIAEDFYRDVAPKFPENFNPKFTADED, from the coding sequence ATGAAGAAACTCATCGGCAGCCTTGCCTTTGCGCTCACGGGCTGGAAACTTAAAAACGATTTAGACATTTCTAAAATACATAGTTGTGTGCTTGTATGTGCGCCACATACCTCAAACTGGGACTTTTTCTATGCCGTGATGGCGTTCTGGAAACTCGGAATCCCAATGAAACTTTTTATCAAAGATTCTTGGACTAAACCTTGGTATGGCTTCGTTATCAAATGGCTGGGCGGCATTGGCGTAGATCGTTCAAAACGCAATAATTTAACCGATTACGCTGGCGAATTGCTTAAAAACTCGCCCGAGGGTTTATTTTTAATTAATTCTCCAGAGGCTACTCGCAGCTTTTCTTCACGCTGGAAAAAGGGATTTTACTACATTGCACAAAAGGGCGGAGTGCCTATCGTTTTAGCATTTTGCGATTACAAAAAAAAGGAGGCGGGCATAGGCAAAATCATTGATCCCGCGACGCATTCTGTGGAAGAAACTTTAAAAATTGCTGAAGATTTCTACCGAGATGTTGCGCCAAAATTCCCTGAAAACTTTAATCCTAAATTTACTGCTGATGAAGACTGA
- a CDS encoding PspC domain-containing protein, translating into MDKTYNIGLGGFSFIMEESAFNDLKNYIATLRQKWSEDEGREEIIADIEYRMGELLQEHLKGRAVANREDIKYLIDTMGMPNDLEDDDLSENYAENGFATGRTTPTNSTYANRKLYRDPYHCILGGVASGLANYFGIDRVWIRLALVLAPFLDIVMMGISTSSLIILYIIAWIVIPKATTVSDMLQAKGEPVNAETIKEFKAANGELLPPRESFFRSALKILLKIIILTIVISLGALALFTTFTIVGALFIYGGSSLNYFNTEIPPLFVENSWTFGVAGTALVLALVSITAGIILFTIKLISKNFKVNKALKIAIPIILIGSIITLFTLAGIEARNFTAKSLKTNSIPLAATPNDTLIFSFNKEFDSNTFLDDDYAMVDNKNTFDFINSKDAKIVVTKTSRGKNFKDAQETLSKLKFPIKVLSNEIEIPNYFTLGKNTPFRNQEVDYYIHLPNNVPFVVKGARFVEQRNQNHTYITSNESNKPNGTPRVFMFIDGELKCTNCTDDDVEDEDSTETDNDSISIDGENLKLKADGKNENVELEIPGKIKIEADGKQQKVKIKLPDGKEIVNINE; encoded by the coding sequence ATGGACAAAACATACAACATAGGACTTGGGGGCTTTTCTTTTATCATGGAAGAATCTGCCTTTAATGATTTAAAAAACTACATCGCAACCCTTCGCCAAAAATGGAGCGAAGATGAGGGGCGAGAGGAAATCATTGCCGATATCGAATATCGCATGGGCGAGCTGCTTCAAGAGCATTTAAAAGGTAGAGCGGTGGCCAATCGCGAAGACATTAAATACCTGATCGATACCATGGGAATGCCAAACGATTTGGAAGATGATGATTTAAGCGAAAATTATGCAGAAAATGGCTTTGCAACGGGAAGAACTACTCCCACTAACTCCACCTATGCCAATAGAAAATTGTACCGCGACCCGTATCACTGTATTTTGGGAGGAGTAGCTAGTGGGCTAGCAAATTACTTTGGCATAGACAGAGTTTGGATCCGTTTAGCATTGGTTTTAGCACCATTTTTAGACATCGTGATGATGGGTATTTCTACCTCATCGCTCATCATTTTGTACATTATAGCATGGATTGTAATCCCCAAGGCGACTACGGTTTCGGATATGCTACAAGCCAAGGGAGAACCCGTAAACGCCGAAACGATTAAAGAATTTAAAGCAGCCAATGGCGAATTGTTACCGCCTAGAGAAAGTTTTTTTCGTAGTGCTTTAAAAATATTGCTTAAAATCATTATTTTAACGATTGTAATTAGCTTAGGAGCTTTGGCTTTATTCACAACATTTACTATTGTGGGGGCACTATTCATTTATGGTGGCAGTAGCTTAAACTATTTCAATACCGAAATCCCTCCGCTGTTTGTTGAAAATTCATGGACATTTGGTGTAGCAGGAACGGCACTTGTTTTAGCACTCGTCTCCATCACTGCAGGGATTATACTATTCACTATTAAATTAATATCAAAAAACTTCAAGGTTAATAAAGCCCTCAAAATTGCGATTCCAATAATTCTGATAGGTTCAATTATAACCCTATTCACCTTGGCTGGAATTGAAGCAAGAAATTTCACCGCTAAAAGTTTAAAAACCAACTCGATTCCTCTTGCTGCGACACCAAACGACACGCTCATCTTTTCGTTCAACAAAGAATTTGATTCTAACACCTTTTTAGACGATGACTATGCAATGGTTGATAATAAAAACACCTTTGATTTCATCAATTCCAAAGATGCTAAAATCGTAGTAACGAAAACTTCTCGCGGCAAAAACTTTAAAGATGCACAAGAGACTTTAAGTAAATTAAAATTCCCGATTAAAGTATTGTCTAACGAAATTGAAATTCCGAATTATTTCACTTTGGGCAAAAACACACCTTTCCGTAATCAAGAAGTGGATTATTACATTCACCTGCCAAACAATGTTCCTTTTGTAGTGAAAGGGGCTCGTTTTGTGGAACAAAGGAATCAAAACCACACCTATATCACATCAAATGAGAGTAATAAACCAAATGGAACACCTAGAGTTTTCATGTTCATTGATGGAGAGTTGAAATGCACCAACTGTACCGATGATGATGTGGAGGATGAAGATTCCACTGAAACCGATAATGATTCTATCAGCATCGATGGCGAAAATTTAAAGCTTAAAGCCGATGGCAAAAACGAAAATGTAGAACTTGAAATTCCAGGTAAAATCAAAATTGAAGCTGATGGCAAACAACAAAAAGTGAAAATCAAATTGCCCGACGGCAAAGAAATCGTAAATATTAACGAATAA
- a CDS encoding PadR family transcriptional regulator produces MNTEKAKVQMRKGILELCILSIIKRGDCYSSDIIEELKNAQMLVVEGTLYPLLTRLKNAGMLSYRWEESTSGPPRKYFDITPEGEKFLNELIDSWYNLTQTVSHIIEKNN; encoded by the coding sequence ATGAATACAGAAAAAGCTAAAGTGCAGATGCGAAAAGGCATCTTGGAGCTTTGTATTCTAAGCATTATCAAACGCGGAGATTGCTATTCTTCTGACATTATAGAAGAATTGAAAAACGCGCAAATGTTGGTAGTAGAAGGCACGCTATACCCCCTACTCACTCGTTTAAAAAATGCAGGAATGCTAAGCTACCGCTGGGAAGAATCGACCTCGGGGCCTCCTAGAAAATATTTTGACATTACACCAGAAGGTGAAAAATTCCTAAACGAGCTGATAGACTCGTGGTACAATCTCACTCAAACTGTTTCACACATTATCGAAAAAAACAACTAA
- a CDS encoding DUF937 domain-containing protein produces the protein MDIQNLITSALNNQVIGQMSKSLGVDDSKVSSVISMAVPAILGQMNKNAQTPQGAESLNHALNDHSGSILDNLSGLLGGATNNAEGESILNHIFGGKQEQLAQNLGTQAGLSSGNVMQILSTIAPLIMGFLGKEKQQGNLNSNNISDLLGSLLSGATKGGNQNVLEKLLDQNGDGNITDDLMNMGSNLLKGFFNK, from the coding sequence ATGGATATTCAAAATTTAATTACAAGCGCACTCAACAATCAGGTCATAGGACAAATGAGTAAAAGTTTAGGCGTAGACGATTCAAAAGTAAGTTCTGTTATCTCAATGGCGGTTCCTGCCATTTTGGGACAAATGAACAAAAATGCTCAAACGCCTCAAGGGGCAGAAAGCTTGAACCATGCACTCAACGATCACTCGGGCTCTATACTGGACAATCTGAGCGGATTGCTCGGCGGGGCTACCAACAATGCAGAGGGCGAGAGCATCTTAAACCATATTTTTGGCGGAAAACAAGAGCAATTAGCCCAAAACCTCGGTACCCAAGCGGGGCTTTCTAGTGGAAATGTTATGCAAATTCTTTCTACCATAGCTCCACTCATTATGGGCTTTCTGGGCAAAGAAAAACAGCAAGGAAATTTAAACTCCAATAATATTTCTGATTTACTCGGTAGCTTGCTAAGTGGAGCGACAAAAGGAGGCAATCAAAATGTGCTCGAAAAACTTTTAGACCAAAACGGGGACGGCAATATTACAGATGATTTAATGAATATGGGCTCTAACTTATTAAAAGGATTCTTCAACAAATAA